A region from the Pseudomonas promysalinigenes genome encodes:
- the tnpB gene encoding IS66 family insertion sequence element accessory protein TnpB (TnpB, as the term is used for proteins encoded by IS66 family insertion elements, is considered an accessory protein, since TnpC, encoded by a neighboring gene, is a DDE family transposase.), protein MMRPDAKVEKVYLYPKPVDFRKSIDGLAALVELDLKVAVFDPVLFVFLNKPRNRVKILYWERNGFCLWLKRLESERFKTSPDATDEAIVLTVQELNWLLDGFDLWRNRPHQVLTPRFVA, encoded by the coding sequence ATGATGCGCCCCGACGCCAAAGTCGAAAAAGTATATCTCTACCCCAAGCCTGTCGACTTCCGAAAATCCATCGATGGCCTCGCCGCCTTGGTCGAACTGGATCTCAAGGTGGCGGTGTTCGACCCGGTTCTTTTCGTGTTCCTCAACAAACCGCGCAATCGCGTGAAGATCCTCTATTGGGAGCGCAACGGTTTTTGTCTCTGGCTCAAGCGCCTGGAGTCCGAACGCTTCAAAACCTCGCCCGACGCCACTGACGAAGCCATTGTCCTGACGGTTCAGGAGCTGAACTGGCTACTCGACGGCTTCGACCTCTGGCGCAACCGTCCGCATCAGGTTTTGACCCCTCGTTTCGTTGCCTGA
- a CDS encoding FAD-binding and (Fe-S)-binding domain-containing protein: MSLPAAFLRDVERLIPAERRFDDPTSTLAFGTDASFYRLIPKLVVRVESEDEVVALLQLAQRERVPVTFRAAGTSLSGQAISDSVLIVLGDNWNGRDIRGQGEQIRLQPGVIGAQANAWLAPYGRKIGPDPASINACKIGGIVANNASGMCCGTAQNSYHTLAGLRLVLADGTRLDSEDPASVAAFESSHAELLEALARLGRETRANTELAARIRHKYRLKNTTGLSLNALVDYDQPLDILQHLLVGSEGTLGFISAVTYNTVPDHPHKASALLVFPSVESCCRAVTVLKRQPVSAVELLDRRSLRSVQNMPGMPVWVKGLSGNACALLIESRAASQSLLHEQLHQVMDSIDDYPLEQKVDFSEDPAVYNQLWKIRKDTFPAVGAIRQTGTTVIIEDVTFPVEQLAEGVNRLIQLFDKHRYDEAIIFGHALEGNLHFVFTQGFNSPEEVARYQAFMDDVAQLVAVEFGGSLKAEHGTGRNMAPFVELEWGADAYQLMWTLKRLLDPNGILNPDVVLSTDPDIHLKNLKPLPAADPIVDKCIECGFCEPVCPSKGLTLSPRQRIVMWRDIQAKQRAGIDTRALLQTYQYQGIDTCAATGLCAQRCPVGINTGELVKKLRSQAATHGKAADWLAEHFQTALAGARFTLTAANTARKLLGAPRLASLSATLSKASKGRLPQWSAAMPQPLRTPAVGPASNDARPRVVYLAACVSRVMGPAYADREQSSLLDKTRALLEKAGYQVVFPDNADSLCCGQPFASKGYPEQAEHKRQELINALLHASRGGLDPIYCDTSPCTLRLVQDLGETRLDLYDPVRFIRTHLLDKLEFTPQQAPVAVHVTCSTQHLGESQALIDLARRCSTQVVIPEGIHCCGFAGDKGFTTPELNAHSLRSLKDAVQHCSEGISTSRTCEIGLSSHSGIDYHGLVYLVDRVTRPRSL; encoded by the coding sequence ATGAGCCTGCCCGCTGCGTTTCTGCGTGATGTCGAGCGCCTGATCCCGGCCGAACGCCGTTTCGACGACCCAACCTCCACCTTGGCTTTCGGCACCGACGCCAGCTTCTACCGGCTGATCCCCAAGCTGGTGGTGCGCGTGGAAAGCGAAGACGAAGTGGTGGCGCTGCTGCAACTGGCCCAGCGCGAGCGCGTGCCGGTCACCTTCCGCGCCGCTGGCACCAGCCTGTCTGGCCAGGCTATCAGCGACTCGGTGCTGATCGTGCTGGGCGACAACTGGAATGGCCGCGACATCCGTGGCCAAGGCGAGCAGATTCGCCTGCAACCCGGCGTGATCGGCGCCCAGGCCAACGCCTGGCTAGCACCCTATGGGCGCAAGATCGGCCCTGACCCGGCCTCGATCAATGCCTGCAAAATCGGCGGCATCGTCGCCAACAACGCCAGCGGTATGTGCTGCGGCACCGCGCAGAACAGCTACCACACCCTCGCCGGCCTGCGCCTGGTACTGGCCGATGGCACTCGCCTGGACAGCGAAGACCCGGCAAGCGTCGCGGCCTTCGAAAGCAGCCACGCCGAACTGCTCGAAGCCCTCGCCCGCCTAGGCCGCGAAACCCGCGCCAACACCGAACTGGCCGCGCGCATCCGGCATAAGTATCGGCTGAAGAACACCACCGGCCTGTCACTCAACGCCCTGGTGGACTACGACCAACCGCTGGATATCCTTCAGCACCTGTTGGTCGGCTCGGAAGGCACCCTGGGCTTCATCAGCGCCGTCACCTACAACACGGTGCCCGATCACCCTCACAAGGCCAGCGCTCTGCTGGTATTCCCCAGCGTGGAAAGCTGCTGCCGCGCCGTCACCGTGCTCAAGCGCCAGCCCGTGTCCGCTGTGGAGCTGCTCGACCGCCGCAGCCTGCGCTCGGTGCAGAACATGCCCGGCATGCCAGTATGGGTCAAAGGCCTATCGGGCAATGCCTGCGCGCTGCTGATCGAGTCCCGCGCCGCCAGCCAGAGCCTGCTGCACGAGCAACTGCACCAGGTAATGGACTCGATCGACGATTACCCGCTGGAACAAAAAGTCGATTTCAGCGAAGACCCAGCCGTCTACAACCAGCTGTGGAAGATCCGCAAAGACACCTTCCCCGCCGTCGGTGCCATTCGCCAAACCGGCACCACGGTGATCATCGAAGACGTCACCTTCCCCGTGGAGCAACTGGCCGAAGGCGTCAACCGCCTGATCCAGCTGTTCGACAAGCACCGCTACGACGAAGCGATCATTTTCGGCCACGCCCTTGAGGGCAACCTGCACTTCGTCTTCACCCAAGGCTTCAACAGCCCCGAAGAAGTCGCCCGCTACCAGGCCTTCATGGACGACGTAGCGCAGCTGGTGGCGGTGGAGTTCGGTGGCTCGCTCAAGGCCGAGCACGGCACCGGCCGCAACATGGCGCCTTTCGTGGAGTTGGAATGGGGCGCCGATGCCTACCAGCTGATGTGGACGCTCAAGCGCCTGCTCGACCCTAACGGCATTCTCAACCCCGACGTAGTGCTGAGCACCGATCCCGACATTCACCTGAAAAACCTCAAGCCCCTGCCCGCTGCCGACCCCATCGTGGACAAGTGCATCGAGTGCGGTTTCTGCGAACCGGTCTGCCCCTCCAAAGGCCTGACCTTGAGCCCCCGCCAGCGCATCGTGATGTGGCGCGACATCCAGGCCAAGCAGCGCGCCGGTATCGACACCCGCGCCCTGCTGCAAACCTACCAGTACCAGGGCATCGACACCTGCGCAGCCACCGGCCTGTGCGCCCAGCGCTGCCCGGTTGGCATCAACACAGGCGAGCTGGTGAAAAAACTGCGCAGCCAGGCCGCGACCCATGGCAAAGCCGCCGACTGGCTGGCCGAGCATTTTCAAACAGCCCTGGCTGGCGCGCGCTTCACCCTCACCGCCGCCAACACCGCCCGCAAACTGCTCGGCGCGCCGCGCCTGGCCAGCCTGAGCGCCACGCTGAGCAAAGCCAGCAAAGGCCGCCTGCCCCAGTGGTCGGCTGCCATGCCACAGCCGCTGCGCACCCCGGCAGTGGGCCCAGCGAGCAACGACGCCCGCCCCCGCGTGGTGTACCTGGCCGCCTGCGTATCCCGGGTGATGGGCCCTGCCTACGCCGACCGCGAGCAAAGCTCGCTGCTCGACAAAACCCGCGCCCTGCTGGAAAAAGCCGGTTACCAAGTGGTGTTCCCCGACAACGCCGATAGCCTCTGCTGCGGCCAGCCGTTCGCCTCCAAGGGTTACCCCGAACAGGCCGAGCACAAACGCCAAGAGCTGATCAACGCCCTGCTGCACGCCAGCCGCGGCGGCCTGGACCCGATCTACTGCGACACCAGCCCCTGCACCCTGCGCCTGGTGCAAGACCTGGGTGAAACCCGGCTAGACCTGTACGACCCGGTGCGCTTCATCCGCACCCACCTGCTCGACAAACTGGAGTTCACCCCCCAGCAAGCGCCAGTGGCCGTGCACGTGACCTGCAGCACCCAGCACTTGGGCGAAAGCCAGGCCCTGATCGACCTGGCACGGCGTTGCAGCACACAGGTGGTGATCCCCGAAGGCATCCACTGCTGCGGCTTTGCCGGCGATAAAGGCTTCACCACCCCCGAGCTGAACGCCCACTCGCTGCGCAGCCTGAAAGACGCCGTGCAACATTGCAGCGAAGGCATCTCCACCAGCCGCACCTGCGAAATCGGCCTGTCCAGCCACAGCGGCATCGACTATCACGGCCTGGTTTACCTGGTAGACCGCGTCACGCGCCCACGCAGCCTTTAA
- a CDS encoding DUF3077 domain-containing protein: protein MAIEETCFTVGKTTFFQGEERTHPLFRVEAGIPCQAAREQASELMGYVRDLSIDGLMEDKPQLLWASYYLSALAKALLDDAELGMAKAS from the coding sequence ATGGCCATTGAAGAAACCTGCTTCACCGTCGGCAAAACAACGTTCTTTCAAGGGGAGGAACGAACCCACCCACTTTTTCGCGTCGAGGCTGGCATCCCCTGCCAGGCAGCTCGTGAGCAAGCGTCTGAATTGATGGGCTATGTGCGCGACTTGAGCATTGACGGGTTGATGGAAGACAAGCCCCAACTGCTGTGGGCATCCTACTATCTCAGCGCATTGGCCAAAGCCCTATTGGATGATGCCGAGTTGGGGATGGCGAAGGCTTCTTGA
- a CDS encoding outer membrane protein assembly factor BamE, whose amino-acid sequence MQNTKLLLNSLAFAGLLALAGCSFPGVYKIDIQQGNVVTQDMIDQLRPGMTRRQVRFIMGNPLLQDTFNTNRWDYLYSLQPGGGQRQQERMSIFFNDSDQLVSLSGDFMPGVSRDQEILGGSGNTTVSPATQPGEATPQPEEKPAKPGSTEEAIQREIDTIETTPVPTPAPLDTSPQ is encoded by the coding sequence ATGCAAAACACCAAGCTCTTGCTAAACAGCCTCGCCTTCGCGGGACTGCTCGCACTCGCCGGTTGCTCGTTTCCCGGGGTTTACAAAATCGACATCCAGCAGGGCAATGTCGTCACGCAGGACATGATAGACCAATTGCGCCCGGGAATGACCCGCCGGCAAGTAAGGTTTATCATGGGTAACCCGCTGTTGCAGGACACTTTCAACACCAATCGTTGGGATTATCTGTACAGCCTGCAACCCGGTGGCGGCCAGCGCCAGCAGGAACGCATGAGCATCTTCTTCAACGACAGCGACCAGTTGGTCAGCCTGTCGGGTGACTTCATGCCAGGGGTGAGCCGCGACCAGGAAATCCTTGGTGGCAGCGGCAATACCACAGTCAGCCCAGCTACCCAGCCAGGGGAAGCCACACCGCAACCGGAAGAAAAACCGGCCAAGCCAGGCTCGACGGAAGAAGCCATCCAGCGCGAAATCGACACCATCGAGACCACACCGGTCCCGACACCCGCGCCGCTGGACACTTCGCCGCAGTAA
- a CDS encoding lactate permease LctP family transporter, producing the protein MQTWQQLYTPLGSLGLSALAAVIPIVFFFLALAVFRLKGHVAGSITLALSILVAIFAFQMPVDMALAAAGYGFLYGLWPIAWIIVAAVFLYKLTVKSGQFEVIRSSVLSITDDQRLQVLLIGFCFGAFLEGAAGFGAPVAITAALLVGLGFNPLYAAGLCLIANTAPVAFGALGIPIIVAGQVTGIDAFHIGAMTGRQLPLLSLFVPFWLVFMMDGLRGVKETWPAALVAGLSFAVTQYFTSNFIGPELPDITSALASLICLTLFLKVWQPKRAFAEAKASVGAAVVQPSGSQPTPYSFGEIFKAWSPFLILTVLVTIWTLKPFKAAFAPGGAMYNFVFNFAIPHLDQLVIKTAPIVTAPTAMPAVFKLDPISATGTAIFLSALISMAVLKINFKTGLTTFKETFWELRWPILSIGMVLAFAFVTNYSGMSSTMALVLAGTGAAFPFFSPFLGWLGVFLTGSDTSSNALFSSLQATTAHQIGVNDTLLVAANTSGGVTGKMISPQSIAVACAATGLVGKESDLFRFTVKHSLFFATIVGLITLIQAYWLTGMLVHH; encoded by the coding sequence ATGCAAACCTGGCAACAACTCTATACCCCGCTTGGTAGTCTCGGCCTGTCCGCGCTGGCGGCGGTCATCCCTATCGTGTTCTTCTTCCTCGCCCTGGCCGTGTTCCGCCTCAAAGGCCACGTGGCAGGCAGCATTACCCTTGCCCTGTCGATCCTGGTGGCTATTTTTGCCTTCCAGATGCCTGTCGACATGGCCTTGGCTGCTGCAGGTTATGGCTTCCTTTACGGCCTCTGGCCCATCGCCTGGATCATCGTTGCCGCGGTGTTCCTGTACAAACTCACGGTCAAGAGCGGCCAATTCGAAGTGATCCGCAGCTCGGTACTGTCGATTACCGACGACCAGCGCCTGCAAGTGCTGTTGATCGGCTTCTGCTTCGGTGCCTTCCTCGAAGGCGCAGCCGGCTTCGGCGCACCGGTCGCCATCACTGCGGCCCTGCTGGTAGGCCTGGGCTTCAACCCGCTGTACGCCGCTGGCCTATGCTTGATCGCCAACACTGCCCCTGTGGCGTTTGGCGCCCTGGGCATCCCGATCATCGTGGCCGGCCAGGTCACCGGTATCGACGCCTTCCACATTGGCGCCATGACCGGCCGCCAGCTGCCGCTGTTGTCGCTGTTCGTGCCGTTCTGGCTGGTATTCATGATGGACGGCCTGCGTGGCGTGAAGGAAACCTGGCCTGCCGCCTTGGTCGCTGGCCTGAGCTTCGCCGTCACCCAGTACTTCACCTCCAACTTCATCGGCCCCGAGCTGCCAGACATCACCTCGGCCCTGGCCAGCCTGATCTGCCTGACGCTGTTCCTGAAAGTGTGGCAGCCCAAGCGCGCATTCGCCGAAGCCAAAGCCAGCGTCGGCGCTGCGGTGGTGCAGCCAAGCGGCAGCCAGCCGACCCCTTACAGCTTCGGCGAAATCTTCAAGGCCTGGTCGCCGTTCCTGATCCTAACCGTGCTGGTGACCATCTGGACCTTGAAGCCCTTCAAGGCGGCCTTCGCTCCGGGCGGTGCGATGTACAACTTCGTGTTCAACTTCGCGATCCCTCACCTCGACCAGTTGGTGATCAAAACCGCACCGATCGTCACCGCACCTACGGCCATGCCTGCAGTGTTCAAACTTGACCCGATCTCGGCCACCGGCACCGCCATCTTCCTCTCGGCGCTGATCTCCATGGCCGTGCTGAAGATCAACTTCAAAACTGGTCTTACCACTTTCAAAGAGACGTTCTGGGAGCTGCGCTGGCCGATCCTGTCGATCGGTATGGTGCTGGCCTTCGCCTTCGTCACCAATTACTCGGGCATGTCCTCGACCATGGCCCTGGTACTGGCCGGTACTGGCGCCGCCTTCCCGTTCTTCTCGCCGTTCCTCGGCTGGCTGGGCGTGTTCCTGACCGGCTCCGACACTTCCTCCAACGCGCTGTTCAGCTCGCTGCAGGCCACCACCGCGCACCAGATCGGGGTCAACGACACCCTGCTGGTCGCGGCCAACACCAGCGGCGGCGTGACCGGCAAGATGATCTCGCCGCAGTCCATCGCCGTGGCCTGCGCCGCCACTGGCCTGGTTGGCAAGGAGTCGGATTTGTTCCGCTTCACCGTCAAACACAGCCTGTTCTTCGCCACCATCGTCGGCCTGATCACCCTGATTCAGGCGTATTGGCTGACCGGCATGCTGGTTCATCACTAA
- a CDS encoding FCD domain-containing protein, translated as MVFDQVRQRRLSDDIVDRLEGMILEGTLTSGQRLPAERVLAEQFGVSRPSLREAIQKLVAKGLLVSRQGGGNYVAQALGSTFSDPLLQLLEHSTEAQRDLLEFRHTLEASCAYYAAQRATEPDRARLKEAFDTLQDCYARADEATRAEEGAADARFHLAIAEASHNAVLLHTIRGLFDLLKRNVVTNIGGMYQQRTETRDMLISQHRELYQAIVEGRAEDAREVSSRHILYVQEVLEEAQHEAQRVARAERRSGH; from the coding sequence ATGGTTTTTGATCAGGTTCGCCAACGGCGCCTGTCCGACGATATCGTCGATCGGTTGGAAGGGATGATCCTTGAAGGCACGCTGACGTCTGGGCAGCGGTTGCCGGCCGAGCGCGTCCTGGCCGAACAGTTCGGGGTGTCGCGCCCGTCACTGCGCGAGGCAATCCAGAAGCTGGTGGCCAAGGGGTTACTGGTCAGCCGCCAGGGCGGGGGCAATTACGTGGCGCAGGCCCTGGGCTCGACGTTCAGCGACCCGCTGCTGCAGTTGCTCGAGCACAGCACCGAGGCGCAGCGCGACCTGCTGGAGTTTCGCCATACGCTGGAGGCGTCCTGTGCCTATTACGCCGCCCAGCGCGCCACCGAGCCGGATCGGGCGCGGCTGAAGGAGGCGTTCGATACCTTGCAGGACTGCTATGCGCGGGCCGACGAGGCAACCCGTGCCGAAGAGGGCGCGGCCGATGCGCGTTTCCACCTGGCCATTGCCGAGGCTAGTCATAACGCGGTGTTGCTGCATACGATCAGAGGCTTGTTCGACCTGCTCAAGCGCAATGTGGTGACCAACATTGGTGGCATGTACCAGCAGCGCACGGAAACACGCGACATGCTGATCAGCCAGCACCGCGAGTTGTATCAGGCGATCGTCGAGGGCAGGGCGGAGGATGCCCGGGAGGTGTCCAGCCGGCACATTCTGTATGTGCAGGAGGTGCTGGAAGAAGCGCAACACGAAGCGCAACGCGTGGCACGTGCGGAGCGGCGCAGCGGGCATTGA
- a CDS encoding retron St85 family effector protein, giving the protein MDPRQILADVDLAESKIHFSKDPIVLLCGGYVPEKEHADADDPPISSLRDALKRKALSMIKSPQIFRPEEIKSWHEDGVYRNLMDFEADLASICSLIAIAVESEGSIAELGAFSQLPDFQKKLIVFVPEEYAGAKSFINLGILRHINEKHGSGVKVYPWHPKCPRDIPDDVVTDVMDDILEELEGLKKTQNLSLDNNIHIIVMIYELIRLFVALKEGEIVEAIKGLGKEVHRDDVRRKIFLLQEFDFIKKIGYSDSVFYACYKDSFHTLRFALKAGGMVDTLRLRMECVDYYKATKSERNRNKAIERAKLGVAK; this is encoded by the coding sequence ATGGATCCGCGACAAATTCTTGCTGACGTAGACCTGGCCGAAAGCAAGATTCATTTCTCCAAAGATCCAATTGTTCTGCTTTGTGGGGGCTATGTCCCTGAAAAAGAACATGCAGATGCAGATGACCCTCCTATCAGTTCTCTTCGTGATGCTTTGAAGCGCAAAGCGCTCAGCATGATCAAGTCTCCCCAGATTTTTAGGCCAGAAGAGATCAAGTCTTGGCATGAAGATGGGGTTTATAGAAATCTGATGGACTTTGAAGCAGATCTTGCCAGTATCTGCTCACTGATTGCTATTGCCGTTGAAAGCGAGGGTTCTATTGCTGAGTTAGGTGCTTTCTCTCAGTTGCCCGACTTTCAAAAAAAACTCATAGTCTTTGTCCCTGAGGAATACGCAGGTGCTAAGTCCTTTATCAATCTAGGGATTCTGAGGCATATAAACGAAAAGCACGGGAGCGGCGTAAAGGTATATCCTTGGCACCCCAAATGCCCACGTGATATCCCAGATGATGTTGTTACAGATGTTATGGATGATATTTTGGAAGAGCTTGAGGGTCTGAAGAAAACGCAGAACCTATCTCTTGATAATAATATCCATATAATCGTAATGATATATGAGTTGATCAGGCTGTTTGTGGCACTTAAAGAAGGCGAGATAGTCGAGGCAATCAAAGGTCTTGGTAAGGAAGTTCATCGTGATGATGTGCGGCGTAAAATATTCCTTTTGCAAGAGTTTGATTTTATAAAAAAGATTGGCTACAGCGACTCTGTATTCTATGCCTGTTATAAAGACTCATTTCATACTCTCCGTTTCGCACTTAAGGCGGGAGGTATGGTTGACACGTTGAGGCTAAGAATGGAGTGTGTTGATTACTATAAAGCAACAAAGTCTGAGCGAAACCGGAACAAGGCCATCGAACGAGCCAAGCTAGGGGTTGCGAAATGA
- the lldD gene encoding FMN-dependent L-lactate dehydrogenase LldD: MIISASTDYRAAAQRKLPPFLFHYADGGAYAEHTLRHNVSDLASIALRQRVLKNMSALSLETKLFDETLSMPVALAPVGLTGMYARRGEVQAARAAAAHGIPFTMSTVSVCPIEEVAPAIDRPMWFQLYVLKDRGFMRNALERAKAAGVKTLVFTVDMPVPGARYRDAHSGMSGANGPMRRVLQAMTHPQWAWDVGVMGRPHDLGNISKYRGNPTGLADYIGWLGNNFDPSISWKDLEWIREFWDGPMIIKGILDADDARDAVKFGADGIVVSNHGGRQLDGVLSSARALPAIADAVKGDLKILADSGIRSGLDVVRMIALGADTVLIGRAFLWALAVHGQAGVKNLLELFEKEMRVAMVLTGAKSISEINRDSLVRELGA, from the coding sequence ATGATCATTTCCGCCTCCACCGACTATCGCGCCGCGGCCCAACGCAAGCTGCCCCCCTTCCTGTTCCACTACGCCGACGGCGGCGCCTACGCCGAGCACACCCTGCGCCACAACGTCTCGGACCTGGCCAGCATTGCCCTGCGCCAGCGCGTACTGAAGAACATGTCTGCGCTGAGCCTTGAAACCAAACTGTTCGATGAAACGCTGAGCATGCCCGTGGCCCTGGCCCCAGTCGGCCTCACCGGCATGTACGCCCGCCGGGGCGAAGTGCAGGCGGCGCGTGCAGCGGCGGCCCACGGCATCCCCTTCACCATGTCCACCGTGTCGGTGTGCCCGATCGAAGAGGTGGCGCCAGCCATCGACCGGCCGATGTGGTTCCAGCTTTATGTGCTCAAAGACCGCGGCTTCATGCGCAACGCCCTGGAGCGGGCCAAGGCCGCTGGCGTCAAAACCCTGGTGTTCACCGTCGACATGCCAGTACCCGGCGCCCGCTACCGCGACGCCCACTCCGGCATGAGCGGCGCCAACGGCCCGATGCGCCGCGTGCTGCAGGCCATGACCCACCCCCAATGGGCGTGGGACGTCGGCGTGATGGGCCGGCCCCATGACCTGGGCAACATCTCCAAATACCGTGGCAACCCCACGGGCCTGGCCGACTACATCGGTTGGCTGGGCAATAACTTCGACCCCTCCATCTCGTGGAAGGACCTGGAATGGATTCGCGAATTCTGGGACGGCCCGATGATCATTAAAGGCATCCTCGACGCCGACGACGCCCGTGACGCAGTCAAATTCGGCGCTGATGGCATCGTCGTGTCCAACCACGGCGGCCGCCAGCTCGACGGCGTGCTGTCCAGCGCCCGCGCACTGCCGGCGATTGCCGATGCGGTCAAAGGCGATTTGAAGATCCTCGCCGACTCCGGCATTCGCAGTGGCCTGGACGTGGTACGCATGATCGCCCTGGGCGCCGACACCGTGCTGATCGGCCGCGCCTTCCTGTGGGCCTTGGCTGTGCATGGCCAGGCCGGGGTGAAGAACCTGCTTGAGCTGTTCGAAAAGGAAATGCGCGTGGCCATGGTGCTCACCGGCGCCAAGTCGATCAGCGAAATCAACCGCGATTCGCTGGTCCGCGAACTGGGCGCCTGA
- the smpB gene encoding SsrA-binding protein SmpB gives MAKQKKHPTGTIAQNKKARHDYFIEHKFEAGLVLSGWEVKSLRAGKAHLTDSYVLLKDGEAWLFGSHITPLTTASTHVIADPTRTRKLLLNKRELERVEAAVAQKGYTCVALALYWSKHLIKCEIALGKGKKEFDKRDTMRERDSNRELQRAVRNKGKEE, from the coding sequence ATGGCTAAACAAAAGAAACATCCGACCGGGACCATCGCGCAAAACAAGAAAGCGCGACACGATTACTTCATCGAGCACAAGTTCGAGGCCGGGCTGGTCCTGTCCGGTTGGGAAGTAAAAAGCCTGCGGGCCGGCAAGGCGCACCTGACCGACAGCTACGTGCTGCTCAAGGATGGCGAAGCCTGGCTGTTCGGCAGCCACATCACCCCGCTGACCACCGCCAGCACCCACGTCATCGCTGACCCCACCCGCACCCGCAAGCTGCTGCTGAACAAGCGCGAGCTGGAGCGCGTGGAGGCCGCCGTGGCGCAAAAGGGCTACACCTGTGTGGCCCTGGCGCTGTACTGGAGCAAGCACCTGATCAAGTGCGAGATCGCGCTGGGCAAGGGTAAGAAGGAGTTCGACAAGCGCGACACCATGCGCGAACGCGACTCCAACCGCGAGCTTCAGCGGGCAGTGCGCAACAAGGGTAAGGAAGAGTGA
- a CDS encoding retron St85 family RNA-directed DNA polymerase produces the protein MSEYNFREHLSDEFVISEHDVSRLLLRAPYAYKRYTIPKKNGGVRHIAQPAKETKIIQHFMMSEWFSKLPVHECAAAYKSGASIKDNAQRHSDCAYISKFDFVNFFGSITEVDIRNLLVEVFGSQLSEKSIADMARMSCIRDRVTGRLVLSIGAPSSPVLSNAVMFNFDSVVNQWCREHDIVYSRYADDLTFSSNRKGVTFLVEDFLQGTLKELPEPSLSLNTEKTVHASKKNQRRVTGLVLSNDGNVTIGRDRKRLISAMVHRYALGELDNRSIANLQGLLGFALDVEPLFVAKLRGKYTSKVITELMRVRAKKDD, from the coding sequence ATGAGCGAATACAATTTTCGTGAGCACCTTTCAGATGAGTTCGTGATTTCCGAGCACGATGTCTCTCGACTGCTGCTCAGGGCGCCATACGCATACAAGCGTTACACTATTCCCAAAAAGAATGGTGGGGTTAGACACATTGCCCAACCGGCGAAGGAAACCAAAATCATTCAACACTTCATGATGAGTGAGTGGTTCTCTAAGCTACCAGTTCATGAGTGTGCGGCCGCTTACAAGTCTGGAGCAAGTATTAAAGATAACGCACAGCGACATAGCGATTGTGCCTATATATCGAAGTTTGATTTTGTTAACTTTTTTGGATCTATAACTGAAGTCGATATTAGAAACCTGCTGGTTGAGGTTTTTGGCAGTCAGTTGTCCGAAAAAAGTATAGCTGATATGGCGAGAATGAGTTGCATCAGAGATAGAGTGACAGGGCGGCTAGTGCTTAGTATTGGTGCCCCATCCTCCCCTGTGTTGTCCAATGCGGTAATGTTTAATTTTGACTCTGTTGTTAACCAATGGTGCCGTGAGCACGATATTGTGTACTCGCGATATGCAGATGATTTGACGTTTTCCTCCAACAGAAAAGGCGTTACTTTTCTAGTGGAGGATTTTCTTCAAGGTACTTTGAAGGAATTGCCTGAGCCGTCGTTATCTCTGAATACAGAAAAAACGGTTCATGCGTCAAAAAAGAATCAGCGTCGTGTCACTGGACTAGTACTGAGCAATGACGGCAACGTGACTATTGGACGTGATAGAAAACGACTTATAAGCGCTATGGTTCATCGTTACGCTTTAGGCGAACTTGATAATCGGTCAATCGCAAACCTACAAGGCTTGCTTGGTTTTGCACTGGATGTTGAGCCGCTATTTGTTGCTAAGCTCAGAGGTAAATATACATCTAAGGTGATTACCGAACTCATGAGAGTGAGAGCTAAGAAAGACGACTGA
- a CDS encoding type II toxin-antitoxin system RatA family toxin, with protein sequence MTTHIQRSALLPYPAQALYDLVNDVASYPEFLPWCSASTVIEASETHMRAKLDVAKGGISQHFVTRNVLVPGQSIEMNLEEGPFTQLHGLWVFKPLGDKACKISLDLTFDYAGALVRATLGPLFNQAANTLVDAFCQRAKELNAKG encoded by the coding sequence ATGACTACCCATATTCAACGCTCCGCCCTGCTGCCGTACCCTGCCCAGGCGCTTTACGATCTGGTCAACGATGTGGCCAGTTACCCTGAATTTCTACCTTGGTGCTCGGCCTCGACGGTGATCGAGGCCAGCGAGACTCACATGCGCGCCAAGCTGGATGTGGCCAAGGGCGGCATCAGTCAGCACTTCGTCACCCGTAATGTGCTGGTGCCGGGCCAGTCCATCGAGATGAACCTGGAGGAGGGGCCGTTTACCCAGTTGCATGGCCTGTGGGTGTTCAAGCCGCTGGGTGATAAAGCCTGCAAGATCAGCCTGGACCTCACCTTCGATTACGCCGGCGCCCTGGTGCGCGCAACCCTGGGGCCGCTGTTCAATCAGGCAGCCAATACCCTGGTGGATGCGTTTTGCCAGCGTGCCAAAGAGCTCAATGCCAAAGGTTGA